The proteins below come from a single Acaryochloris sp. CCMEE 5410 genomic window:
- the glgA gene encoding glycogen synthase GlgA — protein sequence MYIVQIASECAPVIKAGGLGDVVYGLSRELEVRGHCVELILPMYDCMRYDHVWGLHEAYRDLSVPWYGGAVHCNVFCGWVHGQLCFFIQPNSGDNFFNRGHYYGATDDHMRFAFFSKAALEFLLRSNKRPDIIHCHDWQTGLVPVLLYEMYQYHGMGRQRVVYTIHNFKHQGIAGANVLWATGLNRESHYFNYDRLLDNFNPFALNLMKGGIVYANYVNTVSPHHAWEARYETVGYGLGHTLEIHQGKFGGILNGIDYNVWNPEKDDYIPHPYSINDLSGKALNKKALRERLLLRDVNRPLIAFIGRLDEQKGMHLVHHAIYHALNKNAQFVLLGSATEPGINTWFWHEKHFLNSNPDCHLELGFNEELAHLIYAGADMIVVPSNYEPCGLTQVIGLQYGTVPIVRGVGGLVNTVFDRDFDPEKTPDERNGYVFYQTDNQALESAMNRAMGLWTDYPKEFQKLVMQGMAYDYSWNHPGEQYQGVYEMVRC from the coding sequence CTCTGAATGTGCCCCAGTAATCAAGGCCGGTGGGCTCGGAGATGTCGTCTATGGTCTGAGTAGAGAACTTGAAGTCCGGGGCCATTGCGTTGAACTCATCTTGCCAATGTACGACTGCATGCGCTACGACCATGTTTGGGGTCTGCATGAAGCCTATCGAGACTTGTCAGTGCCTTGGTATGGCGGAGCTGTTCATTGCAACGTCTTTTGTGGTTGGGTTCATGGCCAACTATGCTTCTTTATCCAACCCAACTCTGGCGATAATTTCTTCAATCGGGGGCATTACTACGGGGCGACCGATGACCATATGCGCTTCGCCTTCTTCAGTAAAGCAGCCCTAGAGTTTTTGCTCCGATCCAATAAACGCCCCGATATTATTCACTGCCATGATTGGCAGACAGGACTGGTGCCTGTCTTGCTCTACGAGATGTATCAATATCATGGCATGGGTCGCCAGCGTGTGGTTTACACCATCCATAACTTTAAGCATCAAGGCATCGCTGGAGCCAATGTTTTGTGGGCAACGGGGCTCAATCGAGAATCCCATTACTTCAACTACGATCGCCTGTTAGACAATTTCAATCCCTTTGCCCTCAATCTGATGAAAGGTGGGATTGTTTACGCCAACTATGTGAATACCGTATCCCCTCACCATGCCTGGGAGGCGCGCTACGAAACGGTGGGCTATGGGTTAGGACATACCCTAGAAATCCATCAGGGTAAATTTGGCGGTATCCTCAACGGCATTGATTACAATGTCTGGAACCCTGAAAAAGATGACTATATTCCTCATCCCTATTCCATCAATGATTTAAGTGGTAAAGCCCTGAATAAAAAGGCGCTACGGGAGCGATTATTGCTTAGAGATGTCAATCGGCCTCTAATTGCCTTTATTGGCCGATTGGACGAGCAGAAAGGGATGCATTTGGTGCACCATGCCATTTACCATGCCCTCAATAAAAATGCCCAATTTGTTCTCTTGGGTTCTGCTACTGAGCCTGGAATTAATACTTGGTTCTGGCATGAGAAGCATTTCCTTAACTCCAACCCAGACTGCCATCTCGAACTCGGATTTAACGAAGAACTGGCCCATCTGATTTATGCTGGGGCAGATATGATTGTGGTGCCCAGTAACTATGAACCCTGTGGCTTAACGCAGGTGATTGGCCTCCAGTACGGTACCGTCCCCATTGTGCGTGGGGTGGGTGGTCTAGTAAATACCGTCTTTGATCGCGATTTCGATCCAGAAAAGACGCCTGACGAACGCAATGGTTATGTCTTTTATCAGACCGATAACCAAGCCTTAGAGTCAGCCATGAACCGAGCGATGGGGCTATGGACGGATTATCCTAAAGAGTTTCAAAAGTTGGTGATGCAGGGGATGGCCTATGACTATTCCTGGAATCATCCTGGAGAGCAGTATCAAGGCGTCTATGAAATGGTTCGTTGTTAA
- the uvrC gene encoding excinuclease ABC subunit UvrC, producing the protein MTDAVSTTTLLKDRDRLEARLKEIPPEPGVYFMRDANDDILYIGKSKKLRNRVRSYFRQIQDHPPRIELMVHQVADIEFIVTDTEAEALALEANLIKQHQPHFNVLLKDDKKYPYLCVTWSQTYPRIFITRKRRLGKAQDKYYGPYVDVWQLRQTLRLVKRLFPLRQRRKPLFKDRPCLNYEIGRCPGVCQSLITPEAYRQILQKVVMIFQGRTSELINTLSQQMEQAAEDLNFELAARLRDQIKGLQGLGVDQKVALPDDTVSRDAIALAADDQIACVQLFQIRSGRLVGRLGFMADAQSGSLGMILQHVLEAHYGSAEPVELPLEILVQTELPETELLASYLSQRKERKVSITCPQRQIKAELIEMVERNAQYELARTQKSRDRTLNALQDLAELLDLPELPHRIECYDISHIQGSDAVASQVVFIDGLPAKQHYRRYKIRNPNVKAGHSDDFASLAEVLHRRFRQYHESPEQPRQGTSDWPDLVVIDGGKGQLSAVLESLAKIEVVEDLQIISLAKQREEIFQPGESQPLPTDPEQPGVQLIRRLRDEAHRFAISFHRKKRLERMRRSRLDDIPGLGHHRQKELLAAFRSIDYIREASPEQLKAVPTIGPQLAQKIYDYFHPA; encoded by the coding sequence GTGACCGATGCCGTTTCGACCACCACCCTGCTTAAAGATCGTGATCGTCTAGAAGCCAGACTGAAGGAGATCCCACCCGAGCCGGGTGTGTATTTTATGCGAGATGCTAATGATGACATCTTGTATATTGGCAAGTCCAAAAAACTCAGAAATCGCGTCCGCTCCTATTTTCGACAAATTCAAGACCACCCACCTCGAATTGAGCTGATGGTTCATCAGGTGGCGGATATCGAGTTTATTGTTACGGATACCGAAGCAGAGGCGTTGGCCCTAGAAGCCAACCTGATCAAACAGCATCAGCCTCACTTTAATGTTTTACTTAAAGACGATAAAAAGTATCCCTATCTCTGTGTCACTTGGTCCCAAACTTACCCTCGCATCTTTATTACTCGCAAACGGCGGTTAGGGAAAGCTCAAGATAAATACTACGGTCCTTATGTTGACGTATGGCAGCTTCGTCAAACCCTGCGGTTGGTCAAGCGCCTTTTTCCCTTACGACAGCGACGGAAACCCCTATTCAAAGATCGTCCCTGCCTCAATTATGAAATTGGCCGCTGCCCTGGCGTTTGCCAATCTTTGATTACGCCAGAAGCCTATCGCCAGATTCTGCAAAAAGTCGTGATGATTTTCCAGGGGCGCACCAGCGAGCTGATCAACACCTTGTCACAGCAAATGGAGCAGGCCGCTGAAGATCTGAATTTTGAGCTAGCCGCTCGACTGCGAGATCAAATTAAAGGATTACAGGGATTGGGGGTTGACCAAAAAGTTGCCTTACCCGATGACACTGTATCGCGAGATGCGATCGCCCTCGCTGCTGACGATCAAATTGCCTGTGTTCAACTCTTCCAGATTCGGTCCGGGCGTTTAGTGGGCCGGTTGGGATTTATGGCGGATGCTCAATCGGGTTCCCTCGGCATGATTCTGCAGCATGTACTGGAAGCCCATTACGGTAGCGCTGAACCAGTAGAATTGCCTTTGGAAATTTTGGTGCAAACTGAGTTACCAGAAACGGAATTACTCGCCAGCTATCTCAGCCAGCGAAAGGAACGCAAGGTCAGCATTACCTGTCCCCAACGGCAGATCAAAGCTGAACTGATCGAAATGGTCGAGCGCAATGCTCAATATGAGTTAGCCCGAACCCAAAAGAGCCGAGATCGCACCCTTAATGCCCTCCAAGACCTAGCCGAACTTCTAGATCTGCCCGAGCTACCTCACCGGATTGAATGCTATGACATCTCCCATATCCAAGGGTCAGATGCCGTTGCATCTCAAGTGGTCTTTATCGATGGGTTACCCGCTAAGCAACATTATCGACGCTACAAAATTCGCAACCCCAACGTTAAAGCCGGCCACTCGGACGATTTTGCCAGTCTAGCGGAAGTCCTACATCGACGTTTTCGTCAGTACCATGAATCTCCAGAGCAGCCGCGTCAAGGCACCTCTGACTGGCCTGACCTAGTGGTTATTGATGGGGGCAAAGGGCAATTATCAGCGGTTTTAGAGTCGTTGGCGAAAATTGAAGTCGTTGAAGATCTACAGATTATCAGTCTGGCTAAGCAACGGGAGGAGATTTTTCAGCCTGGAGAAAGCCAGCCTTTGCCCACGGATCCTGAACAACCTGGCGTTCAACTTATTCGCCGATTACGGGATGAGGCCCATCGCTTTGCCATCAGTTTTCATCGCAAGAAGCGATTAGAGCGAATGCGGCGCTCGCGGCTAGATGATATCCCAGGGCTTGGCCACCACCGCCAAAAGGAACTACTCGCGGCTTTTCGGTCCATTGACTATATTCGGGAAGCTAGCCCAGAGCAATTAAAAGCCGTCCCGACCATTGGCCCTCAACTTGCTCAGAAAATCTATGATTATTTCCATCCCGCTTAA
- a CDS encoding NAD(+) kinase has translation MPKAGIIYNELKPFACRIATELRDKLYACGWQVCLATGVGGILGYSRPEHPVCFTTIDELVPTGFDQDVKFAIVLGGDGTVLSACRQLAPCNVPMLTVNTGHMGFLTETYVNQLDEVLDLLLQDQFSVEERATLTVQVITDGKVLWEALSLNEMLLHKEPLAGMCHFEIAVGEHAVVDIASDGLLVSTPTGSTAYALAAGGPVIAPGVPVMQLIPICPHSLASRALVFADTEPLEVVPANQQQLVLEVDGNAGCYIAPGDRVRVIKSPYSARFIRLGSPEFFKILREKLGWGLPHIAKPTSVELP, from the coding sequence GTGCCGAAAGCTGGCATTATCTATAACGAACTCAAGCCGTTCGCTTGCCGAATTGCGACTGAACTCAGAGACAAGCTCTATGCTTGTGGTTGGCAAGTCTGTTTGGCGACAGGGGTTGGCGGCATACTTGGATATTCACGCCCTGAACATCCCGTTTGCTTCACGACGATTGATGAGTTGGTCCCTACTGGCTTTGATCAGGATGTCAAATTTGCCATCGTTTTAGGTGGAGATGGAACGGTTTTATCTGCCTGCAGACAGTTGGCTCCTTGTAATGTGCCGATGCTGACGGTGAACACGGGGCATATGGGGTTCCTGACGGAAACCTATGTCAATCAATTAGATGAAGTTCTGGATCTGTTGCTGCAAGATCAATTTTCCGTCGAAGAGCGAGCGACTCTGACGGTACAGGTGATCACAGATGGCAAAGTGCTCTGGGAAGCCTTATCTCTCAATGAGATGTTGCTCCATAAAGAACCCCTAGCCGGGATGTGCCACTTTGAAATAGCCGTCGGCGAGCATGCAGTGGTTGATATTGCTTCAGATGGCCTGCTGGTGTCAACCCCCACAGGATCTACGGCCTATGCGTTGGCTGCTGGAGGTCCAGTGATTGCTCCCGGCGTTCCAGTGATGCAGCTAATCCCGATTTGCCCCCACTCCCTGGCATCCAGAGCGCTGGTATTTGCTGATACCGAGCCTCTAGAGGTGGTTCCAGCCAACCAACAGCAGCTTGTCCTGGAAGTAGACGGAAACGCCGGATGCTATATTGCACCCGGCGATCGCGTACGTGTAATTAAGTCACCCTATTCAGCTCGCTTTATTCGGCTTGGCTCCCCAGAGTTCTTTAAAATCCTGCGGGAGAAACTGGGTTGGGGGTTACCCCACATCGCTAAGCCAACATCAGTAGAGCTGCCTTAG
- a CDS encoding NAD(P)H-binding protein, giving the protein MNLLIVGATGTLGRQIARRALDEGHEVTCLVRAPRAATFLREWGASLIKGDLRDPETLKLAMEGNTAVIDAATVRATDSIGIREVDWDGKVALIQAAKAAGIQRFVFFSILGAENYPKVPLMDIKNCTELFIKESGLNYTILRPCGFFQGLIGQYAIPILEDQSVWVMNEATSTAYMDTQDIAKFAVNALSHSETENKTFDLAGPKDWSPEQIVALCENIANQPAKVTRMPIGLLRSGQKIARFFQWSWNIADRLAFSEVITSQAPITVPMTETCKVFGVDESEISTLEAYMQEYFDRILKKLKQLEYEKNQKQSRKRSPFKTPSS; this is encoded by the coding sequence ATGAATCTATTAATTGTCGGTGCTACTGGAACACTTGGCAGGCAAATTGCCCGTCGGGCCTTAGATGAGGGACATGAGGTCACTTGTTTAGTGCGCGCACCTCGCGCCGCCACGTTTCTAAGGGAATGGGGTGCTTCCTTGATTAAAGGGGATTTACGGGATCCAGAAACCCTCAAATTGGCGATGGAAGGCAACACCGCCGTTATTGACGCTGCAACGGTTCGGGCCACAGATTCCATCGGCATTCGAGAAGTGGATTGGGATGGTAAGGTGGCCCTGATTCAGGCCGCTAAAGCTGCTGGCATCCAGCGATTTGTGTTCTTCTCTATTTTGGGTGCGGAGAATTATCCAAAGGTGCCCTTGATGGACATTAAGAACTGCACCGAACTGTTTATCAAAGAATCTGGCCTAAACTACACGATTCTGCGGCCCTGCGGTTTCTTCCAGGGACTAATTGGACAGTATGCCATTCCCATCCTTGAGGATCAGTCCGTTTGGGTGATGAATGAAGCCACCTCAACGGCATACATGGATACGCAAGATATCGCCAAGTTTGCGGTGAATGCACTTTCCCATTCTGAAACCGAGAACAAAACCTTTGATTTAGCTGGCCCCAAAGATTGGTCCCCTGAACAAATTGTGGCCCTTTGCGAGAATATTGCCAATCAACCCGCCAAAGTGACACGGATGCCGATTGGCTTATTACGGAGTGGGCAAAAAATTGCTCGTTTCTTCCAATGGAGCTGGAACATTGCTGATCGCTTAGCGTTTAGTGAAGTGATTACGTCTCAAGCGCCGATCACCGTCCCGATGACAGAGACCTGTAAGGTATTTGGAGTAGATGAATCTGAGATTTCTACTCTGGAAGCCTATATGCAAGAATATTTTGATCGGATTCTCAAGAAACTGAAGCAGCTCGAATACGAGAAGAACCAGAAACAATCTCGCAAACGGAGCCCTTTCAAAACTCCCAGTTCCTAA
- a CDS encoding DnaJ C-terminal domain-containing protein: MPAADYKDYYQILGVSKSSSEAEIKRVFRKLARKYHPDMNPGNKTAEAKFKEISEAYEVLSDPDKRRKYDQFGQYWNQAGGQGSGFDFDFGQYGSFDDFINELLGRFSGGFGAGNASTRSQSTSYRGGTSSAPGFGGFQDFSGFNTPGISADAEAELKLTFSEALKGVEKRLTIGGTETITVRIPPGAKPDSRIRVKGKGQVNPLNQSRGDLYLKVKLDAHPFFKFDKENVLCTLPIAPDEAVLGAKVNIPTPTGEVSMNIPAGIKSGQSLRLRGKGWPSAKGSASDLVVKIQIIPPPDLSTAEKELYEQLSNLRQYDPRSNLLGKSR; this comes from the coding sequence ATGCCTGCTGCGGATTACAAAGACTACTACCAAATTCTTGGGGTGAGTAAGTCTTCTAGTGAAGCAGAAATAAAGCGGGTTTTTCGTAAGCTAGCTCGAAAGTACCACCCAGATATGAATCCGGGCAATAAAACTGCCGAGGCCAAATTCAAAGAAATCAGCGAAGCCTACGAGGTACTATCGGATCCAGATAAACGGCGCAAATATGATCAGTTTGGCCAATATTGGAATCAAGCCGGTGGACAAGGGAGTGGCTTCGATTTTGATTTTGGGCAATATGGCAGTTTTGACGACTTTATCAATGAACTATTAGGGCGATTTTCCGGTGGGTTTGGAGCGGGAAACGCCTCGACCAGATCCCAAAGCACTTCCTACCGCGGAGGAACATCTAGCGCCCCAGGGTTTGGCGGGTTCCAAGATTTTTCAGGCTTCAACACACCCGGTATTTCTGCAGATGCCGAAGCAGAATTAAAATTGACCTTTTCAGAAGCCCTCAAAGGCGTAGAAAAACGACTGACCATTGGCGGCACTGAGACCATCACCGTCCGGATTCCCCCCGGTGCCAAACCTGATAGTCGCATAAGAGTTAAAGGAAAAGGACAAGTGAACCCCCTCAATCAATCCAGAGGGGATCTTTACCTCAAAGTCAAACTAGACGCCCACCCCTTTTTTAAGTTTGACAAGGAAAATGTTTTATGCACTCTCCCTATTGCCCCGGATGAAGCGGTCTTAGGAGCCAAGGTTAATATTCCAACCCCAACTGGGGAAGTCAGTATGAATATTCCTGCCGGTATCAAATCCGGACAATCCCTGCGTCTGCGAGGAAAGGGATGGCCAAGCGCTAAGGGGAGTGCCAGCGATCTGGTGGTTAAGATTCAAATCATCCCTCCCCCTGATCTGAGCACCGCCGAAAAGGAGTTATATGAGCAACTCTCAAACCTGCGGCAATATGATCCCCGCTCAAATCTGCTCGGAAAATCCCGTTAG
- the menA gene encoding 2-carboxy-1,4-naphthoquinone phytyltransferase has translation MTTQTLPTRKLWFAALKPPMYSVAVIPIWVGSAIAWSEQQHLNAPIFWTFLSAAILIIAWLNLTNDVFDADTGIDVNKAHSLVNLTGNQSLIFWLANGFLGLGCLGLVAIAWWQQDITVLALILLSCFLGYTYQGPPFRLGYQGLGELICFVTFGPLAVSAAYYSQTQTWSIRPLPAAIIIGLTTSLILFCSHFHQVADDLSAGKRSPIARLGTARGARLLPWICGGIFGLILIFMGFNLFSNGVVLSWVSLPLAIHLCRHVWRYHDQPDQVKDCKFIAVGLHFVSGLLLGIGLLA, from the coding sequence ATGACCACCCAAACCCTACCAACTCGTAAACTGTGGTTCGCTGCCCTAAAGCCCCCTATGTATAGTGTGGCTGTGATACCAATTTGGGTGGGATCTGCGATCGCATGGTCAGAACAACAGCACTTAAACGCCCCCATCTTCTGGACCTTCCTCAGCGCCGCCATCCTGATTATTGCCTGGCTTAATCTCACCAATGATGTTTTTGATGCCGACACCGGGATTGACGTAAACAAGGCCCATTCCTTGGTTAACTTAACAGGCAATCAGTCCCTGATCTTTTGGCTAGCCAATGGTTTCCTGGGATTAGGCTGTCTGGGATTAGTTGCGATCGCTTGGTGGCAGCAGGACATTACGGTATTGGCCCTCATCCTCTTGAGTTGTTTTCTGGGCTACACCTACCAAGGCCCACCGTTCCGCTTGGGATATCAAGGTCTAGGAGAACTGATTTGTTTTGTTACCTTTGGTCCCCTTGCCGTTTCCGCAGCCTACTATAGTCAAACCCAAACCTGGTCGATTCGCCCCTTACCTGCCGCGATCATTATCGGCCTCACCACTAGTTTGATTCTATTCTGCTCCCATTTTCACCAAGTCGCCGATGATTTATCGGCCGGAAAACGGTCCCCCATTGCTCGTCTCGGCACCGCTCGGGGCGCTCGGTTATTGCCTTGGATCTGCGGGGGAATTTTTGGTCTGATTTTGATCTTTATGGGGTTCAATCTATTTAGCAATGGAGTGGTGTTGAGCTGGGTCAGTCTCCCCCTCGCCATCCATCTCTGTCGCCATGTGTGGCGATATCACGATCAGCCAGACCAGGTCAAAGACTGCAAATTTATTGCTGTAGGCCTACATTTTGTGAGTGGTTTGTTATTAGGAATTGGTTTGCTGGCTTAA
- a CDS encoding isochorismate synthase MenF: MTVTSSSANLFQDRRSLHEFLASCRTIALEKEHAQVVSLSLELPKLDPLAALDLLQQADHPYFYWEKQSQRTAIAATEPLLHLQIDGTQRFTQAQHFICTSLVDTVSAGALHLPFAGPHFFCSFTFFDHTHQEQAFFPAASVFLPRWQVACVQDQAVLVANAVIDTDTALEPLARSIWERWQLLQTPRRCPSPRSQASQFYPQLTNADAFTTAVVDTLGLIKANKLQKLVLAHTLDVKTPQPLDLCHALGTLRERYPECYVFAVSNGQGQSFIGASPERLIELHDHHLVTDALAGSAPRGLSHEDDQALGHQLLSSKKDGHEHRVVLDFIRDSLWELGITPQVTSLPHLLQLPNIQHLRTLITAEVPQHLHLLEILAALHPTPAVAGMSREVAQQQIHKQETFERHLYAAPLGWIDYQGNGEFTVGIRSALINGSQARLYAGAGIVAGSDPQRELAEIQLKLHTLLDALL, translated from the coding sequence ATGACAGTAACTTCCTCTTCTGCCAATTTATTTCAGGACCGCAGGTCACTCCACGAGTTTCTCGCTTCCTGTCGTACTATCGCCCTTGAGAAGGAACATGCCCAAGTTGTTAGTCTTTCTTTGGAACTCCCCAAGTTAGACCCACTGGCTGCTCTGGATTTACTGCAACAGGCAGATCATCCTTATTTTTATTGGGAAAAGCAGTCGCAACGGACTGCGATCGCAGCAACGGAACCATTACTCCATCTACAAATCGACGGAACGCAGCGATTTACCCAGGCTCAACACTTTATCTGTACTTCTTTGGTGGATACCGTTTCTGCGGGTGCCCTCCACCTTCCCTTTGCAGGGCCTCATTTTTTCTGCAGTTTTACCTTCTTTGATCACACCCATCAAGAACAGGCGTTTTTCCCTGCAGCTTCCGTTTTCCTCCCCCGCTGGCAAGTGGCTTGTGTTCAAGACCAAGCCGTACTGGTGGCTAATGCAGTTATTGATACAGACACTGCCTTAGAGCCCTTGGCCCGGAGCATCTGGGAACGATGGCAGCTATTACAAACGCCTCGCCGCTGTCCTTCACCCCGATCTCAAGCATCCCAATTCTATCCCCAGTTAACGAATGCAGACGCTTTTACAACAGCAGTCGTCGATACATTAGGACTTATTAAGGCTAACAAACTGCAAAAGCTGGTCTTAGCTCATACCTTAGATGTCAAAACACCTCAGCCGCTGGATTTATGTCATGCCTTGGGGACTCTTCGGGAACGCTATCCAGAATGTTATGTCTTTGCCGTTAGTAATGGCCAAGGCCAGAGCTTTATTGGCGCCAGTCCTGAGCGGCTGATTGAATTACATGATCACCACCTGGTGACGGATGCATTGGCCGGATCAGCCCCTCGGGGGCTTTCCCATGAGGATGACCAGGCCTTAGGTCATCAACTGCTCAGCAGTAAAAAAGATGGCCATGAACATCGCGTTGTCCTAGACTTCATTCGCGATAGCCTCTGGGAACTGGGGATTACCCCCCAAGTGACTTCTCTGCCCCATCTGCTCCAGCTCCCTAATATTCAACATTTACGCACCCTGATCACAGCTGAAGTCCCTCAACATCTGCATCTACTGGAAATTTTGGCAGCCTTACATCCAACCCCTGCTGTAGCAGGAATGTCACGAGAAGTCGCTCAACAGCAAATTCACAAACAAGAAACCTTTGAACGTCATCTCTATGCAGCTCCTTTAGGATGGATTGATTATCAGGGGAATGGTGAATTTACAGTCGGCATTCGGTCCGCATTGATCAACGGCTCCCAAGCCCGGCTCTATGCTGGGGCAGGGATTGTAGCTGGCTCTGACCCCCAACGAGAACTGGCCGAAATTCAGCTCAAACTCCATACGCTACTCGATGCACTGTTATAG
- the menD gene encoding 2-succinyl-5-enolpyruvyl-6-hydroxy-3-cyclohexene-1-carboxylic-acid synthase produces the protein MTLDFRNVNMLWSSIIAETLSRLGLTTAIICPGSRSGPLAVAFAQHPDIEAIPILDERSAAFFGLGIARRKGLPVVLVCTSGTAGANFYPAVIEAEASGVPLLLLTADRPPELRHCQAGQAIDQVKLYGHYPRWQVELALPSTRPEMLAYLRQTCVYAWEQSQRPVPGPVHLNIPFRDPLAPISEVETERLATTFDIDQFFAAVHPLPSVQISLDLQTTNVYLDQWMSCDRGLIIAGPAQPDTPEHYCLAIAQLAQILGWPVLAEGLSPLRNWADRNSYLISTYDLILRNPTIASQLQPEQVISIGALPTSKVLRMWLTQRRPQTWVVDVSNHNMDPLHGLSIPVRISVEGLIASIPAAKKEHCQPLTAYAKSWLNADHSVRTLINRAMQKQSELIESKIAWLLSQILPPRTPLFIANSMPVRDIEYFWQPGTLHIQPYFNRGANGIDGTLSTALGMSHRQQSSVLLTGDLALLHDTNGFLLQYYWQGHLTIIVVNNGGGGIFQMLPISAFDPPFERFFRTPQQVQLKHLAATYQVKWTLIQSWAHLRQALNPLPESGLHILEISCDCQNDTQWRRIFFKECVKSL, from the coding sequence ATGACCCTAGATTTTCGCAATGTCAATATGTTGTGGTCATCGATTATTGCAGAAACCCTGAGCCGATTAGGGTTAACAACTGCCATCATTTGTCCAGGGTCCCGCTCCGGTCCTCTAGCCGTCGCCTTTGCCCAGCATCCTGACATTGAAGCCATTCCAATTTTAGATGAGCGTTCGGCCGCCTTTTTTGGATTAGGCATCGCTCGCCGTAAGGGTTTACCTGTTGTGTTAGTGTGCACCTCCGGGACCGCAGGGGCCAATTTCTACCCAGCCGTCATTGAAGCTGAAGCCAGCGGAGTCCCCTTACTTTTACTCACGGCAGATCGACCACCAGAATTGCGACACTGCCAGGCGGGCCAAGCCATTGATCAAGTCAAGCTCTATGGACATTATCCACGGTGGCAGGTTGAGTTAGCTTTACCCAGTACTCGTCCAGAGATGCTGGCCTATTTACGCCAAACCTGTGTTTACGCCTGGGAACAATCACAAAGACCAGTTCCTGGCCCGGTCCATCTCAATATTCCGTTCCGCGATCCGCTCGCACCTATCTCCGAAGTAGAAACGGAGCGCCTAGCGACGACGTTCGATATCGATCAATTCTTTGCTGCTGTTCACCCTTTACCCTCGGTCCAGATCTCCCTCGACCTTCAGACCACCAACGTCTATTTGGATCAGTGGATGAGTTGCGATCGTGGACTCATTATTGCAGGACCTGCACAACCCGATACCCCAGAACACTATTGTTTAGCCATCGCTCAACTCGCCCAAATACTGGGTTGGCCGGTACTTGCAGAAGGGCTTTCTCCCCTGCGCAATTGGGCAGATCGAAATTCTTATCTGATTTCAACCTACGACCTGATACTGCGCAATCCGACCATTGCGAGTCAGTTACAGCCTGAGCAGGTCATTAGCATCGGAGCCTTGCCAACCAGTAAAGTCTTGAGAATGTGGCTGACCCAGAGGCGTCCTCAAACTTGGGTGGTAGACGTCTCTAATCACAATATGGATCCATTGCATGGTCTCTCTATTCCAGTACGCATCTCCGTGGAAGGATTGATCGCATCTATCCCCGCAGCTAAGAAGGAACACTGTCAGCCGCTTACAGCGTATGCAAAGTCATGGTTAAATGCCGATCATTCTGTGCGAACCCTGATCAATCGGGCAATGCAAAAACAGTCAGAACTTATCGAAAGTAAAATCGCCTGGTTACTTTCTCAAATCTTGCCACCTCGCACCCCACTATTTATTGCCAATAGCATGCCGGTACGCGATATCGAATATTTTTGGCAGCCAGGAACCCTGCATATTCAGCCTTACTTCAATCGAGGGGCAAACGGCATTGATGGCACCCTCTCTACGGCCTTGGGGATGTCCCATCGTCAACAAAGTAGCGTCCTGTTGACGGGGGACTTAGCGCTGCTCCATGACACCAACGGATTTTTGTTGCAGTATTATTGGCAAGGCCATTTGACAATTATTGTTGTTAACAATGGCGGAGGCGGTATTTTTCAAATGCTGCCGATCTCAGCCTTTGACCCCCCATTTGAGCGATTTTTCCGCACTCCACAACAGGTTCAGCTGAAACATCTAGCAGCAACCTATCAGGTCAAGTGGACACTTATTCAGTCCTGGGCACACTTGCGACAAGCCTTAAACCCTTTACCAGAAAGCGGTTTACATATATTGGAAATCTCTTGCGATTGCCAGAATGATACCCAATGGAGGAGAATATTTTTTAAGGAATGCGTGAAAAGTCTCTAA